The nucleotide window GTCGGTCAACCTCTATCGAGAATTCAACCTTATCAGATTGAGTGCTTAACAAGTGTAGAGGCGACTTATATTCCGGCTGTGCAGTGGTCTCAAGTCATTGATAATATTTTACGGAACGTACAGCAAGCAGAAGAGTTACTGTGTATCGTTCGCCATGAGAGAATTCCCAATCGTTTACTACAACTTTTATCTTGGTTAGCTAGCAAGTTTGGACGTAGCGTCGATCAAGGACAGTTGATTGATTTACGACTAACGCACCAAGAAATTGCTGAAGTTATTGGCACAACACGGGTGACTGTGACGCGAATGCTGGCTCGTTTTGAAGAAGAAGGCATTATTTATCGTCCTCGGCGTCATTTTATTTTGCTGCGTCGGGTTTAGAGTTCTCTGAGTGCAGACCAGGGCTAGACAAAGATAAATGTGTTCGTCTAGTAGTAAATTTCTTCACATTCGCATTCATGCCGCAAACCTCTTTTATAGAATAATGATTATCATTTTCACAAACTATCCTTATGACCTCACAAATTGTTCCAACTCAGGAAATCTCCATAACAACTGATACATCAATGATTCGTCCACGCCGCTTACGACGCACACCTGCACTACGGCGAATGGTACGCGAAACACAATTGAGTGTGAATGATTTGATTTATCCTCTGTTTGTGATGGAAGGGGAAGGTAAAATAGAAATTCCTTCAATGCCAGGATGCTACCGCTATTCCTTGGATTTGTTGCTAGAAGAAGTTGCACAAGCTTATCAGTTGGGGATAAATGCGATCGCTCTTTTTCCGGTCATTTCTGAAGGCAAGAAGGACGATATAGGTAGTGAAAGTTATAATCCAGAGGGCTTAGTACAGCAAACCGTTAAAGCAATTAAACAAGCTGTTCCAGAGATTGTTGTGATTACCGATGTTGCACTCGATCCTTTTACAACACACGGACATGATGGACTAGTTGGTGAAAATGGCACGATTCTTAACGATCCTACTGTAGAAGTGTTGGTGAAAATGGCACTAGCGCAAGCCGCAGCTGGTTCAGATATGGTTGCACCGTCAGATATGATGGATGGGCGGATAGGAGCGATTCGTAAAGCTTTAGATGCAGAAGGTTATATTAATGTCGGAATTCTGGCGTATTCTGCTAAGTATGCATCGGCTTATTATGGTCCATTTCGCGATGCGTTAGACTCTGCGCCTCAATTTGGAGATAAAAAAACTTATCAAATGGATATTGCTAATGCTAGAGAAGCTTTAAAGGAAGTTTTTCTCGATGTTGCAGAAGCTGCAGATATCGTCATGGTGAAACCTGCTTTAGCTTATATGGATATTATTCATCAAGTACGCAATGCAACTCATTTACCTGTGGCAGCATACAACGTTAGTGGAGAGTACGCCATGATTAAAGCCGCTGCACAACAAGGTTGGATTGATGAAAAGCAAGTTATTTTGGAAACTTTGACAAGTATTAAACGGGCGGGTGCAGATTTGATTTTGACGTATTTTGCTAAGGAAGTTGCTTTGATTTTAGCTGCGTGAACATGATCCCAATCTCATAAACCAAAAAGGTCACACGTTGTCACCCAATACAAATAGTAAAGGCTTATGACTACTACAGCGAAAGAAGCTACAGATAAAATTTCTGGTGTTTCGGAAACTTTAATGATTACGTTGTATGCGCGGTATATAGAATCGCAGCGCCAGGATGCAATTCTTCAGGATAATAAAGCAGCAGAAATTGTTGAGAAGATTGATTATGATTTTTCAAAGTATGCTCAAGGATGGGCATCGCAACTTGGATGTGTGATTCGTGCAGAAGTTTACGATCACCTAGTTTCACAATTTATTCAAAAGCATCCTCAAGCAACTATTATTAATTTGGGTGCAGGGCTTTGTACGCGGTTTTTTCGTGTTGATAATGGAAAAATAACTTGGTATGAGGTAGATT belongs to Gloeocapsopsis sp. IPPAS B-1203 and includes:
- a CDS encoding Crp/Fnr family transcriptional regulator yields the protein MAFVTHTPTSPANWSQYTFSRGDKIPLKPNVLLRIERGAVRSLTWSEEGTTVTLGYWGAGDVVGQPLSRIQPYQIECLTSVEATYIPAVQWSQVIDNILRNVQQAEELLCIVRHERIPNRLLQLLSWLASKFGRSVDQGQLIDLRLTHQEIAEVIGTTRVTVTRMLARFEEEGIIYRPRRHFILLRRV
- the hemB gene encoding porphobilinogen synthase, which produces MTSQIVPTQEISITTDTSMIRPRRLRRTPALRRMVRETQLSVNDLIYPLFVMEGEGKIEIPSMPGCYRYSLDLLLEEVAQAYQLGINAIALFPVISEGKKDDIGSESYNPEGLVQQTVKAIKQAVPEIVVITDVALDPFTTHGHDGLVGENGTILNDPTVEVLVKMALAQAAAGSDMVAPSDMMDGRIGAIRKALDAEGYINVGILAYSAKYASAYYGPFRDALDSAPQFGDKKTYQMDIANAREALKEVFLDVAEAADIVMVKPALAYMDIIHQVRNATHLPVAAYNVSGEYAMIKAAAQQGWIDEKQVILETLTSIKRAGADLILTYFAKEVALILAA